The sequence below is a genomic window from bacterium.
GGAGTGTCGGGCGTACCGGCAAGGATGAAGACCGGCAACTCCTCCCCCGTCCTCGGGTCGCGCCATGTCTGCGGCTCGCGCGGGACGAACTGCGGCGGGAACTCCCCGACCGCATCGGGTGCCTTGAGCGAAGTCGAGACCATCCACAGCAGCGGCAGCAGCATCGTCACGCCGCCGACGATGAGCGCGGCATGCGCGACGGCTGGCCACGGGTTGCGCGGGCGTCGGCGCTTCATGGCAGCGGCTGCCCCGGGGGCGGTGGTGGTGCCAGTGGCAGTGGCGGCGGGGGCGGGGGCACGGGGGGCCGCGGCGGAGTGGGTGTGGCGGCCTGCAGCGGCTTGAGCACCCCACGGGCCAACTGGAACTGTGCCGAGCTGCGGATGTCGTCCCGCAGGTGGGTGAAGAAGTCGTCCTCGGTCATCTCGGGGCTCAGGCCGCCGTGCTGTGGCGTCATCTCCTGCATCTTCAGCAGGTGCTGCTCCCACAGTGCCGCCACCGTCGTCGGCCGGTGGTAGACGATGGTCTTGCTGGGCTGACTATCAATGCTGGGGTGGCTCCGGCGGCCGACGCTGGTGAGGTCCGCGCCATCGTTGAACAGGCTGGTGAACTCGGCGTAGGTCAGGCCCTGGCCGGAGACGGCCTTGATGGCCCCCGCCGCCCCGGCCGAATGGTAGGTCACGTCCGCGAAGGCCTGGTTCTCCTCGTGCACGCAGGCATACATGATCGGCGCGAACTGCAGCTCCGGGACCAGGAACGTGGTGAAGTGGCGGAAGCCGAGCGCCGCCAGTTCGTCGAGCAGCCTCTCGATGCGACCGGCGGCGGGCTCGGGGACCGGTTCGCGCGGCGACTGGAAGCTGATCTCGCGCGGCATCTGCCCGGCCGACAGGTGGATGTTGCAGAGCTTGAAGAACCCGACGAACCACGCGGACAGGATGAATGTGACCGGGTTGCCGGCCGCGCGGTACAGCTCGCGCCACGTCACCGCCGCCATGTTCACCGAATACCACTGCTGGGGGTTGGGGTACTCCGTCAGCGATCGCTCAGCCATGGTTCCCTCCGCCGCCTACGCGTATTCGTCCGTGATCCCGCGCACAATCTGCACCCAGTCACGCAGCAACTCCGGCTTGTGGTCCACCGTCTGCACGTCCTTGAGATTGATGTCCACGTAACAGCCCCTCATCGCTGCCATCCCCTCGCGGATGATCCGCTTGATCTTGTCGGGGTAGAACCCACAGCAGATCATCTCCGCCGGGCTAGGCCGCCACGAGATGATGTAGTCCGTGCCGATCTGCTCGGCGCACTTCGCCGGGTCGGCCACCGGCGTCACCGAGAACCGCCGCAGGTTCCGCACCTGCCGCAGCATGTCCACCTTGTGGGTCAGGTCCTCACAGCACCCGTACGAGGCGAGGCCGAACTGCTCCATGATCGGGCGCTGGTATTGTAGCAGGAATTCGTCATGCATGCGCGGCCCGATGAGCGCGTACTCCTGGGCGGCAAAGAACGTCCACAGGCTGCTCCGCTGCACGCCATACACGTTCGGCGCCGGGTCGGGCAGCTCGCGCGAGTAGCACATCGCCTGCGCGTTGTGGTTGGTCAGGCTCCAGTCGCCCGCCGCCTCGGCCTCGTCGTGGGACTTAAGGATCCCGTCGCGCATGAACGACAGCAGCTCATGCAGCCACGCCACGTTGTCGGTCATGTCGAGCATGAGTTGATCCAGGCCGCGCAGGTAGAACAGCGCCGTGGACAGGTCCGCCCACCAGCCCGACCACAGCGGCGACCGGTCCACCGTCACCGTCAGCAGGTCGCCGACGGCGTCCCCGAGCTTCTGGACGTTGGCCGCCGTCGCCTCCTCATTGATCTCGTGCTTCGGCACGACCATCCTGTCGAGGTCCGACAGCTCCTGCAGTGCCGGCTTGTGCTTCCACGCCCCGCCCGCCACCCCGCTGTGGGTGTAGGTGTGTCCGACGCCCCAGATGCCGTTCGGCGGGCTCCAGACCGAGGCCCGCACCGTGAGCCAGGGCTCGATGATCGTGTCCTCGCGCAGGCTGTGCTTGAAGATCGCCTGCTTGAGTTGTGTCTCGTAGGTCCGGTAGAAGGGGTCCTCACACCGCGGCTCGGCATCGGGATGCTCGGGCCAGGCCGCCTCCCAGCCGCAGATGATGAGTGGCCGGGTGCGCTCGAAGCTGTTGTGGCCGCGCCACAGCTCGCGCTTCTCGTCCTGGATCTGGTCGGCCGCGATGTCGGCGACCTGTGTGGCCAGGTTCCGCAGGATGGCGACGTCGGCTGAAGTGGACATGCCGGCTCCTTCGCGACGGAATTGGGTCAGGCGATTGCCTCACCCGCGCGCCATGGCGATGACCTCGCGCACGCGCAGGTCGAAGAAGTTGTTCTGGTGGGCCGCCTTGAGCACGATGGCGCAGTCGCAGCCCTTGCCGCTGCCGCCCAGCGCGATGATGTCCTCACTCGTCGGGGCGCAGGCCGCGTCGGCGGCCATGACCGCGATCTCAATCGCGACTTTCATCCCCTGCCCCAGGCACCGGTACGCATACGCGATGATCTCCAGCGGACCGATGGTCCCGAACTTGTTCTTGATCGCGCGCTCCACCCCGCTCAGCGCGTGGGAACAGATGACGACCTCAATGCCCTGCGCCCGCAGCTCCTCGCGTCGCGCCACCGGCATCGCGTCATCGCCCTGCTGGAAGCCCGCGTGGTAGCTGACGCACACCACCCGCATGTCCCGGTCGCCCACAGCGGCCCGCAGCTTCTCGGCGCTGTCGCCGCTCGTCGAGGCCACGACGAGGACCCGCACGCCCAACTCCTCGGCCCGCTGCACGGCCGCCGCGATGGTCGCCTCCGTATTGGCCGGCCCCGCCTGGTCGAAGTACACGATGTCCTTGCGCATGACGTGGTCTCCTTCATGGACGGCGTCGCCGTGGGAGCAGGCACAACCCGACCAGCCCCACGGCGAAGACCAGCGCCCCCTGCAGCGCCCAGACGCCATCGGCGAAGAGGTTCGTCCGATGGATGTCCTGGGCTCCGAAGGCCACCGTGACGGCCCGCAGGTCCGCCCCCGACGCCGCGACGGCCCGGTAGTGCGCGTACGCCAACTGCAACTGGCGCCAGTCCTGCAGGGCGAAGTAACCGCTGATGCCAACGACCAGCAGCCCCGGCACGACGACGAGCACGATCAGCAGTAGTTGCCGCACGATCCCTCACAGTACCGCGGGCGGCCGCGCCCGGACGCCACGGGAGCACGGCCAGCAGAGCTGGCCCTGGCACGCGGCGCAGGGGTGCCACGGCCAGGCCCCCTGGCCGTGCCCGGGCGAGCGCCCGCCTTACAGCGTCTTCCCCGCAACCCGCACCCGGCCTGGACCGCCTTCGTTCAGCGTCCGCAGGACGTTCGGCGATCCGCAGGATCGCCCCTCAGCCCGGCGCTTCAGCGCCGGGGAAGGGCGCCCCCTCCTCTCCTCCTCCGGCCTGTCGTCCCTAGCCCAACTCCGGCGCCTCGCGCAACTCCACAACCGCGCCTGCGGTCTCGTGCAGCTCCAACACGATCAGCTCATTCTCGCCCGCCTTGAGCAGTGGCGCCGGGATGTAGAGCGTGCGCTGCGGGCCGATCTCCCAGTGCCGCCCCAGGTTGAACCCGTTGAGCCAGCAGACGCCTTTCGTCCACCCGGGCAGCGCCAGGAACGTGTCGGCCGGCTCGTCTACGGTGAACGTCCCTCGGAAGAACGCCGGGCCCGTCAGGCAGTCCACGGGCGCGAACTGCAGCCCCCGCAGGTCCTCCAGCAGCAGCGGGTAGATCTCCCAGCCGAACAGGAACTGCTGCCCGTGCCGCGCGCACAGCGTAATGCCCTTGCGGTCGTGCAGGTGGAACCCGTAGTTCACCCGGCCCATGTTCTCGACCAGTAGGTCGAGCCGGTGCGCGCCCGGGCCGAACGCCGCCTTCACCTGCGACTCCTCGTCATTGCGGTACACCACGCCCCGGTACTCCCCGTCCACAAACACCAGCGCCCGGTCGTGACAGTCCTGCAGGACGATCGGCATCTCATCACGCGGCCCGACGACTTCCGTCCGGTACAGGATGAACCCGAAGTCCTGCCCGACCGCCTCCATCGGGTCGGGCGTGGCGCTGTGCACCGGCGACGCCAGCCGCTCCAGGTTGTCCAGCAGCCCCGCCCGCTGGGTCAGCGCCACCTGCCCGTACGCCCGCTTCACCGAGTCCGCCGGCGCCGGCCCGCCCGGCAGCTCCCGCACTTTCCCGATCACCTCGCGGAAGGCGTGGTACTTGGGCGTCAGGTCCCCGGCCTCATTGATCGGCGCGTCGTCGTCATAGCTGTTGACGGTCGGCTCATAGCCCTTGCCGTGGTTGGCCCCGTTGAAGAACCCGAAGTTGGTGCCGCCATGGAACATGTAGATGCTCACTGACGCGCCCTGCCCGAGGATCTCGTCGAGCGTCGCGGCGGCATCTTCCGCGGGGCGCGTGTGGTGCGCCTCGCCCCAGTGGTCGAACCATCCGCACCAGAACTCCCCGCACATCATCGGCCCGGTCGGCTGCCACTGCCGCAGCTTCGCGAACGCCCCGGTGGCGTTGGAGCCGAAGTTGGCGACCTTCAGCACGTCGGGCAGCGTCCCGCCCTCGAGCATGAAGTCCCCGGGCCCGTCGGACGTGAACAGCAGCCCCTCATAGCCCCGCGCCCGCAGCCCGTCGCGGATGTGGGCCAGGTAGGTCTTGTCGTTGCCATAGCTGCCGTACTCATTCTCCACCTGCAGCGCCACGATGGGCCCGCCGGCCGACGCCTGCAGCGGCACGAGGCGCTCCATCAGCGCGTCCAGGTACCGGTCCACGGCCTCCAGGTACGGCGGGTAGTGGCACCGCAGCCGCATCCCCGGGTCGGCCAGCAGCCACGCCGGCAGCCCGCCCAGGTCCCATTCCGAGCAGATGTACGGACCCGGCCGCACGATGCACATCAGGCCCTGCTCGGCCGCCATCTCCAGGTACCGCGGCAGGTCCTGCCAGCCGCTGAAGTCGAACACGCCGGGCCTGATCTCGTGGACATTCCACGCCACATAGGTCTCCAGCGCGTTACAGCCGGACCACGCCAGCTTCCGCAGCCGGTCCGCCCAGTAGTCGGGGTGGATACGGAAGTAGTGCATGGCCCCGGCAATGATCTGCACGGGCCGTCCGTCCTGCACGAAGTCGTTGCCGACGATGCTGAGCGGTTGCATGGGTTGCCTCTGACGATGGCGGTGGGATGGGGGGACGGGATCCGGGAATCGGGTAAGGCCTTACCCCTCCCTTCAGGGAGGGGTCGCCGCGAAGCGGCGGGGGTAGGACGCCGTACCACCAGCCGAGAGGCTTCCTACCCCCCCGACCCCCTCCCTCAAGGGAGGGGGAGAAGCCGTCACCCCTCCCTTCCGCGCTCGTGAGCGAGCGCGGGAGGGGTCGCCGCGTGGCGGCGGGGGTAGGACGCCATGCAGCCGGGGGCCGAGGCAGTGTGCGGCGAGCCCCACACCAACCCAGGGCCCGCCGCCCTCTCCCCCGATTTCCGAATCCCGATTCCCGATTCCCGCCGTTGCCGTTCACAGCTTCCAGGGATCGCGGCGGCGGAACGGCGTCTTGAACTGGTTCTCGATGCGCCCGGTCTGCTCCAGGTGCATCATGCAGGCTCGGATGCAGCCGCGCGCGCCCTCCAGCGCCCGGCCGTAGTCGTACGTCGGCCCAACCTTGTAGCGCTGCGCGTCGCCCACGGGCTGCGCGAAGCCCTCCTGGTCGCCGGGGTTGGTCATGAACGGGTTGAACTCCGGGGACATGCCGCAGAAGTACCGGCTGCACAGGTCGTAGTCAATGTCGCCCCACTCCACATCCACACCGGCCAGCCTGATCTTCACGGACTTGTTGGTCGGCAGCGCCGCCCCGGTGCAGTCGCGCGCGCACAGCATGCAGCGGTCGCAGATGGTGCCCGGCTGGATGATCGGGTCCGGCTCGAGTTCCGCATCGGTGATGATGGCGGCGAGGCGCTGGCGCGGGCCGAACTTCTTGGTCAGCAGCATCTTGCTCCAGCCGATCTCCCCGACCCCGGCGGCCATGGCCGCGATGCGCAGGTGCAGGAACACATCCGGCGCGGGCCGCCCCTCGGCCACGGGCTTGCTGAACGTCAGCCGTGGCTGCCCGTCGGCGCTGGCGTTGTTGGTCCACGGGAAGTTGTTGGAGATGGGCACCGCCTCATAGCCCTCATCCTCGATCATGGCCGTGACCTTCCACAGCACCGTCGGCTGCAGCACATGGTTGATCGCTGCGTAGCCCATCGAGGCGTACGACACGTAGAAGGTCCCCTCCTCGATGCCGCGGAGGCTGCCGCGCGGGATGCGGAAGCCCATGACGATCATGGACTTGGCCTCGGGGGAGATCTGGCGCGGGTCGCTCTGCAAGGGCGCCCCCTCGAAGCGGTCCATCGAGGCGATCCCGACCACGTCAGCCCCGGCGTTGAGGCAGAACTGCTTCACATCTGCGGCGGTAAGCATGTGAGTCTCCTTGGACACGTGGGAGGGGTCACCGGCCCCGACCCTTCGCGGTCGGTGACGGCTCCTACAGGATCACGACAGCAACTCCTCCGCCTTCGCCACCACCCGCTCGACTGTCAGTTGCAGCGTCTTCTCCCCCAGCTCCACGTTGGCCTGCTGGATACCCGCAATGATCTCGGGGCGGTTGGCCTGCAGTTGCGACCGCCGCGGGTGGCCCAGAATCCGCTCTGCGCGCGGCAGGTCCGTATAGCCAGGCGCGGTCGCCATGATGAGGGAGGTCTCCCACATGACGCCATGCCCGCCGCTGCCGGGGGTCTCCCGTGCCAGCTCGGCCAGGAAGTCCTGCACGAGGCTGTAGGTCCCTGCCCCGAAGAACTTCATGCCGCGAATGACCCCGCCGTGGGCCTCAGTCATGTCGCGCAGCAGCGTGTCAGCCGGGGCGTGGCCGGCCAGCGCGATGGCCGCCCTGAAGCCCATGTCGGCCATGCCCTCGAGCACCTCGGTGTAGGCCAACTCGCACAGCTCGCGGCTGACGAACAGGCTGGGCGGGTACAGCTCCTTGTCCCCGGCCCGCATCTCCTCGCGCGACAGGCCGGGGAAGTATGCCGGGGCGAAGGGGATCAGCGGGAACACGATGCCGCCGGTGATCCTGGCGGCGCGCAGGCACACCTCATACGGTGGCCACATGTCGGTGCCCA
It includes:
- a CDS encoding beta-galactosidase yields the protein MQPLSIVGNDFVQDGRPVQIIAGAMHYFRIHPDYWADRLRKLAWSGCNALETYVAWNVHEIRPGVFDFSGWQDLPRYLEMAAEQGLMCIVRPGPYICSEWDLGGLPAWLLADPGMRLRCHYPPYLEAVDRYLDALMERLVPLQASAGGPIVALQVENEYGSYGNDKTYLAHIRDGLRARGYEGLLFTSDGPGDFMLEGGTLPDVLKVANFGSNATGAFAKLRQWQPTGPMMCGEFWCGWFDHWGEAHHTRPAEDAAATLDEILGQGASVSIYMFHGGTNFGFFNGANHGKGYEPTVNSYDDDAPINEAGDLTPKYHAFREVIGKVRELPGGPAPADSVKRAYGQVALTQRAGLLDNLERLASPVHSATPDPMEAVGQDFGFILYRTEVVGPRDEMPIVLQDCHDRALVFVDGEYRGVVYRNDEESQVKAAFGPGAHRLDLLVENMGRVNYGFHLHDRKGITLCARHGQQFLFGWEIYPLLLEDLRGLQFAPVDCLTGPAFFRGTFTVDEPADTFLALPGWTKGVCWLNGFNLGRHWEIGPQRTLYIPAPLLKAGENELIVLELHETAGAVVELREAPELG
- a CDS encoding creatininase family protein, coding for MQSHRWEDLLPEEFTAEFERAPLAYLAAAAPEEHGLHNPLGTDMWPPYEVCLRAARITGGIVFPLIPFAPAYFPGLSREEMRAGDKELYPPSLFVSRELCELAYTEVLEGMADMGFRAAIALAGHAPADTLLRDMTEAHGGVIRGMKFFGAGTYSLVQDFLAELARETPGSGGHGVMWETSLIMATAPGYTDLPRAERILGHPRRSQLQANRPEIIAGIQQANVELGEKTLQLTVERVVAKAEELLS